The Mucilaginibacter rubeus genomic interval CTTTTTCAGATAAACTGATCAGGTCATTGGCATAAGCGCCAAAACGATTGGTCGGCGTCAAAATGCTATAAAACGGATTCATCTGTGGTTTATCAGTGCGAAGCGTGTATTTATCAAGGTCAAAAATGTTGATCTTGTCATAAATTGCGTTTTGTGGCGCATTATTTTGATCAAGATAGCTTGATACTTTATTTACAGTAGCAACATAGGTATAAGCATTATTACGATACCAATCGGCATCAACACCGGCTAAAATATTGTGTTTTATAGCACCTGTGTTAAACTGGCCGGTAATATTGAATTGTCCTGTATAATAATCTTCAAGCGTTTTAGCCCTGTTTAGGGTACGGCCCCAATCGCCATTGGCATCTGGCAATACACGCTCGGTTGTTTGGTATTGGCGGTTAAAATGCTGGTATGAAAAACCACCGCTTAACTGCCAAAGGCTATTGAGCTGATGGTTAATAGTTGCCGTAGCTGTAGTTTGTTTGGTATTACCGGTTGACCATGAGGCACCTAAATACCTGTTACGCGGCACTTTGGCAATAACGTTGTTGATTTGTCCTGTTCCGAAATCGGGGGTAAAATCATAGTTAAGATAATCGCCCTCAACAATCAAAGTTGTTTTATCGCTTATTTTATACAGGAATGATGGGTTGATATATTCCCTTTCTGATTTTACATTATCACGGTAGCTTTTAGCATTTTCATAAGTACCGTTTACTCGATAAGCTAATTTGGAAGATATAGGACCGTAAACATCAAACGATGGGCGATAAAGGTCATAGCTGCCATAGGTCATGGATACCTGGCCGCCCTGCTCAAATAAAGGTTTTTTAGTCACCATATTCAGGATACCGCCGGGTGCAACGTTTCCGTATAATAACGCGGCACTTCCTTTTAGTACCTCTACCCGCTCCAGCGAGCTGATCTCAGGCACAACGCCAGAGTTAACCCTGAAACCGTTTTTAAACATGTTGTTGCTTCCGAAGTTATAACCGCGGGCGCCAAAAGTTTCCTGGGTATTACCACGGCTGCTATACAGGTATACGCCGTTAACGTTTTTAATAACATCGCTCAAACGTAATGACTGTTGCTGATCAAGCACATCGCGGCCTATTACGGTAACGCTTTGAGGCAGATCCATTGGCGATACGTTCATTTTGCCAATGTTTAGTTTTTTTCGGTTGATGGTTTTGGTTGATGAAACCACAACCTCATCTAACTGGGCCGAACTTTCATTAAGTTTAAAAGATACCACAGTAGTTTTATTTGCGGTAACAGTTACGGTTTGCTCTTCGGTTTTGGTGCCTACATATGAAGTAACCAGGGTATAAGTGCCTGGTTTAACGTTATGGAAGGCAAAGGATCCGTTGTCGGTAGTGGTAGTACTTTTGTTTAATCCTTTAATGGCAACATTTACAAATGAAGCCGGTTTATCATCGCTGGTTTTAACAACACCGGTTATTTTGCCGTTATTGCCTTCGTCTTCAGCTTTCAGTACCGATACATTTAAAAACAGGAATAAAATTAAAAAAGGGATTGTGCGCAGGGAGTAGTAAAGGTTATTTAACATTCTATTTAGATTAAGTCTAATTAAGCGCAAAAATATAAAAAGACTTCCTCTCTGCAAGTTTTATTTATAATTAGTTTAAATAACAGTAAATGCAAAAAGGCCGCGCAATGATTATTACGCAGCCGTTAATTAATTGAGGAAACTATTAATTGAAAACTATTTTATCCGGGCCGGATACTTTAGAGATATGACAATTACATCCACCCGAAATTTTAAAAGTGGCGGTCTTGGTAATATTGGTTACTACGTCAGTTGCAGTAAGTTCAACATCATCGCCTTCAGTCGAAAATTCACTTTTATTATTATCAGTAGCAATAGTAAATAAGTTAGGACCGATAGATGGTACAACAGCACCACCGTTACCTTTGGCAATTATAGCCTCGTGAGTTCGCAAATTTATCACAGTTACATTTTTACCTGGTGTAGGCAGGCCATCTTTGGTAACAAAGTGCACGGTTATTGAAGCAAATTCCTGCGTGCAGGCCTGGCTTGGGCAGCCCGCTTGCTGGTTATGTTTTTTACAGCCTGATAAGACTGCCGCTACCATAAAAAAGATAATGTATTTGTACATGGTTATAGGTTTAACTAATAACCTTTACGGCGCCATGGTGTAAAACGTAACAGCCCCATCAAATACATGAGGCTGTTACGTTTACATTGCAGTATTTTATTCAATAACCCTAACCTTTAAATAGCTCGGGTTTGTTTTTGAAGTATAAACCTTATGAGTGGCTTTTTTAAAGTCGGTATCCTTAGCTTTCATAATATCCTGAAACTGTTGTGTGTTCCTGTCGATAAGCGGGAACCAGGTGCTTTGTACCTGCACCATGATTTTGTGGCCTTTTTTGAAAGTGTGCAGCACATCCTGCAGCTCAAAGTTCACCGACGTTACTTTACCGGGCACAAAAGGCTCAGGTTTATCAAAACCATTACGGAATTTACCGCGCATAGCTTCGCTGCGTACCATTTGCTGATAACCGCTCAGGTAAACATCTTTACCTGCCCATTTGGTATTTTTTGTCGAATCAGGATAAACATCTATTACTTTAACTACCCAGTCGGCATCGGTACCCGTGGTTGAAACTTTAAGGTTAGCCCAGATATTACCGGCAATAGTTATATCCTTATCTAACAGACCAGTTTCATAGCTAAGCACATCCGGACGCTGTGATGCAAACCGCTGATCGGCGGTCATATACTCGCGCTTCATATCCATATCAATGCTGTTGATGAAGGGCACTGGTTTATTAGGATCTGATACAAACTCGTCATGACTATCGGCTACAGCGGTTGGTGCGGTAAATGATAATTTGCCACCCGGCAGCAGGTACAGGTTTTTCTCGGTGGCTTCTTTTGGAGGCCAGGTGTTATATGTTTTCCACTCGTTAACACCGGTTTCAAAGGTAGATACAGGCTTCAGGTCGAAATCTGCAGTACCTTTTAGATAATGACTAAAGAAATTGAACTCAATTTTTTCACGGTAAAACGGACCGGTAGAACCGCCAAAGCCAACATCGCCCAGATGATCGCCCTCGCCACGCGCCCAGCCACCATGCACCCACGGCCCCATGGCAAAGTAAACCGGGGTTTTAGGATTTTCCTTTACCAATGTTTTATAGGTATTGATAGCGCCATATAAATCTTCGGCATCATACCAGCCACCTGTTACCAATACCGCAGTTTTGATGTCATGCAGATGATAAAGCACGTTACGATCTTTCCAATGCTGATCGTAATTAGGGTGATCAAGCATTTCGTTCCATAGGCGAATGGTATCCTTATAATATTTAACATTTGAGTTTCTCATCGAACCCATCTTCATAAAAAAGTCATAGCCATCCTCGGTACCGGCATCAAAGCCTTTGCCGCGACGCTGGGTTGGTTTATCATCCTGTCTGTTGGTAAAGCCGGGATAAAAACCAAAGTTGGCAACCAGCATAAACGCGCCATTATGGAACGCGTCATCACGGTACAAATCGGCAATCGGAGCCTGCGGTGACGCTGCAACTAAAGCCGGGTGACGGCTTAACAAAGCCGTTGTGGTATAAAAGCCCGGATATGAAATGCCCCATACCCCTACTTTGCCATTGTTGTTCGGGATGTTTTTCAGCAGCCAATCAATGGTATCATAAGTATCGGTTCCTTCGTCAACATCCTTATTGGTTTTATGATCCTCCTTTTCCGGAGTCATTTCTTCGTAGATACCCTCGCTCATCCAGCGGCCACGTACATCCTGGTAAACAAAAATATAACCATCATGGGCAAACAGAGGCGATGGGCCAAGACTGCCTTTATACAGTTCTGTACCGTAAGGTGCAACACTGTATGGGGTCCTGTCCATCATGAAGGGGTATTTTTTCGATTGATCTTTTGGCACATATACCGAGGTAAATAGTTTTTTACCGTCCCTCATCGGGATCTGGTATTCGTATTTCTGGTAATTGGCTTTGATATAATCGGCATCGGGCCCTTTGGGCTGAGCGTAAATACCTAATGCGGAAAGCAAAAGGCAAAAAGCGAGCAGTAAAGTTTTCTTCATAAATTTTTTGTCAGTCAATCAAATGTAGCCGAATAAAATAAAAAGGACAACAGGCGATACCCTAATTTAATAAAAGCCGCTTTTTTGTTACAGAATAAAGGTTTTTGTTAAAGTTAAAAATAAGTGTAAAAAATACTTTTATTAACTATGGTGGATTTTTTATAAAATAATAATTAAAACCTGTAGGCAATTTCCCCCGTTTAATGGTCTATACACTTGAACCGATATAACACCAACGCGGGGACCTAAAACGCGGCGGTAACCTAAATATTTTAAACAGCTTTTTTTAAGAGATAGTAAATCCCTATGGCCGTGCTATGGGCTGACGTTACGCGAACCAAAATGCTAAAACAATTTATCTTTTATAAACAATTTAACAAACACAACAATTATGAGAACAAACCTTAATCTGCCCCTTGCAAAAACACTGACCGCCTTACTCGGTGTTGTAATGCTTGTCACGTCCGCCTGTAAAAAGGAAAAAGCCGCGCTACCAGCCGACGCAGCCGGTGGCTCTTCAAAACTAAGCACTAATGCCATTGGCGTAGCCGGGCCAAAAGGTGTTTGCTATGTGGAAGTAAACAACAACGACATTCGTAATGTGGGCAACTACACTCTGTCAACCGGGCAACAGCTTTTTGATATCGCTATCATATTCGCGGCCAATATCAATTATGATACTGGTACTCAAAAGGCAGTTTTGTACTTTAATCCGCAGGTAACCAATGTACTTAACAACAAAGCCACTTACATTCAAAGCTTACAGGCTAAAGGTATTAAAGTACTATTGTCTATTTTGGGTAATCACCAGGGGGCAGGTATTTCCAATTTTCCAACTCAGGCCGCCGCAAATGATTTCGCTCAGCAACTTAGTAACGCGGTTACTACTTACGGACTGGATGGTATCGACTTTGACGATGAATATGCCGATTATGGCACCAATGGTACCGGGCAGCCAAATGCAAGCTCGTTTGTTTATTTGGTTACCGCGCTTCGCAATCTGATGCCTACCAAAATAATTTCCTTTTATTACTATGGCCCGGCTGCTTCACGCTTAAGCTATAACGGTGTAACTGTTGGCTCGCAGGTAAACTATAGCTGGAACGCTATCTATGGCACCTACTCAGTTCCAAACGTTCCGGGATTAACTGCTGCCAACCTTGGCCCTGCAGCTATTGATATTCAAAGCACCAGCTCATCAACTGCAGCATCATTGGCTACACAAACAGTCAACAACAACTATGGCATTTACCTATATTACAACCTTCCCAATGCCGACTCGCACACTTACCTGACAAGCGTATCAAACGCGCTGTACGGTAAGCCTACAGTTTATACAGGAACAAGTACTACAGGCGTAACTTTTTACCAGGATATCAATTACGCGGGCACAGTTACAAGCGCCATACCTAAAGGTACCTATACCCTTGCCCAACTGCAGGCTTATGGTTTTGTAGATAACTGGGCTTCATCAATGAAAATCCCGACAGGATGGACGGTAACGATGTATTCGAACGATAATTCGACAGGTACGTCATGGACACGGACCGCAAATACACCTAATTTCACCA includes:
- a CDS encoding TonB-dependent receptor, which codes for MLNNLYYSLRTIPFLILFLFLNVSVLKAEDEGNNGKITGVVKTSDDKPASFVNVAIKGLNKSTTTTDNGSFAFHNVKPGTYTLVTSYVGTKTEEQTVTVTANKTTVVSFKLNESSAQLDEVVVSSTKTINRKKLNIGKMNVSPMDLPQSVTVIGRDVLDQQQSLRLSDVIKNVNGVYLYSSRGNTQETFGARGYNFGSNNMFKNGFRVNSGVVPEISSLERVEVLKGSAALLYGNVAPGGILNMVTKKPLFEQGGQVSMTYGSYDLYRPSFDVYGPISSKLAYRVNGTYENAKSYRDNVKSEREYINPSFLYKISDKTTLIVEGDYLNYDFTPDFGTGQINNVIAKVPRNRYLGASWSTGNTKQTTATATINHQLNSLWQLSGGFSYQHFNRQYQTTERVLPDANGDWGRTLNRAKTLEDYYTGQFNITGQFNTGAIKHNILAGVDADWYRNNAYTYVATVNKVSSYLDQNNAPQNAIYDKINIFDLDKYTLRTDKPQMNPFYSILTPTNRFGAYANDLISLSEKVKVLAGIRWSYQYVSPTSVSNYNTLATATQAAGKEDKAFSPRVGVVYKPIANTALFASYSNSFVTNTGTDITNKPLDPSMIDQYEVGVKNDFLNGNLSVNVTAYRIKNNNLAQTAPFAADGVTPNINTNIKVLSGETRSDGVELDIAGHPVKGLDVLAGYSYTNAKYTKTGTAVGSNIAGQPLLNTPKHTANTSVFYTFYNGDLKGFKVGASVYYLGDRVAGNANTVGQTQTISRLVNVPGFTTVDASVGYTYKKISIIGKISNIGNVLNYNVHENYSINPIPPRQFLTTLSYRF
- a CDS encoding CocE/NonD family hydrolase; the protein is MKKTLLLAFCLLLSALGIYAQPKGPDADYIKANYQKYEYQIPMRDGKKLFTSVYVPKDQSKKYPFMMDRTPYSVAPYGTELYKGSLGPSPLFAHDGYIFVYQDVRGRWMSEGIYEEMTPEKEDHKTNKDVDEGTDTYDTIDWLLKNIPNNNGKVGVWGISYPGFYTTTALLSRHPALVAASPQAPIADLYRDDAFHNGAFMLVANFGFYPGFTNRQDDKPTQRRGKGFDAGTEDGYDFFMKMGSMRNSNVKYYKDTIRLWNEMLDHPNYDQHWKDRNVLYHLHDIKTAVLVTGGWYDAEDLYGAINTYKTLVKENPKTPVYFAMGPWVHGGWARGEGDHLGDVGFGGSTGPFYREKIEFNFFSHYLKGTADFDLKPVSTFETGVNEWKTYNTWPPKEATEKNLYLLPGGKLSFTAPTAVADSHDEFVSDPNKPVPFINSIDMDMKREYMTADQRFASQRPDVLSYETGLLDKDITIAGNIWANLKVSTTGTDADWVVKVIDVYPDSTKNTKWAGKDVYLSGYQQMVRSEAMRGKFRNGFDKPEPFVPGKVTSVNFELQDVLHTFKKGHKIMVQVQSTWFPLIDRNTQQFQDIMKAKDTDFKKATHKVYTSKTNPSYLKVRVIE
- a CDS encoding endo-beta-N-acetylglucosaminidase H encodes the protein MRTNLNLPLAKTLTALLGVVMLVTSACKKEKAALPADAAGGSSKLSTNAIGVAGPKGVCYVEVNNNDIRNVGNYTLSTGQQLFDIAIIFAANINYDTGTQKAVLYFNPQVTNVLNNKATYIQSLQAKGIKVLLSILGNHQGAGISNFPTQAAANDFAQQLSNAVTTYGLDGIDFDDEYADYGTNGTGQPNASSFVYLVTALRNLMPTKIISFYYYGPAASRLSYNGVTVGSQVNYSWNAIYGTYSVPNVPGLTAANLGPAAIDIQSTSSSTAASLATQTVNNNYGIYLYYNLPNADSHTYLTSVSNALYGKPTVYTGTSTTGVTFYQDINYAGTVTSAIPKGTYTLAQLQAYGFVDNWASSMKIPTGWTVTMYSNDNSTGTSWTRTANTPNFTTLSPNANDVVTSVKIQ